One window of Microbacterium sp. Root61 genomic DNA carries:
- a CDS encoding ABC transporter permease produces the protein MTATTVIATSVRRRRRRRTSVSLEPLLWGVAGIATLAVLLEILPQMGIVNPTYFPPLHEILQALGAQLQSPVFWAAFGATVAGWLIGLTIATIAGVILGVIIASVPVVDKMLASTIEFLRPIPSVALVPIAALMFGTTMQATLLLVVFASIWPVLLQVIYGVRDVDRVALDTAKSYRLGRSRTIRQVIWPSMMPYLIVGIRLSAAVALILEITGELVIGSPGIGKLVATAQSSAAYANMYALVLVAALLGVVINVGTRLVEGRALFWHASVRSEVV, from the coding sequence GTGACCGCGACCACCGTGATCGCAACGTCGGTGCGCCGTCGTCGTCGCCGCCGCACGTCCGTCAGCCTCGAGCCGCTGCTGTGGGGCGTCGCGGGCATCGCCACCCTCGCGGTGCTGCTCGAGATCCTGCCGCAGATGGGGATCGTCAACCCGACCTATTTCCCGCCGCTGCACGAGATCCTGCAGGCGCTCGGCGCGCAGCTGCAGTCGCCCGTATTCTGGGCGGCCTTCGGCGCGACCGTCGCCGGCTGGCTCATCGGATTGACGATCGCGACCATTGCCGGAGTCATCCTGGGTGTCATCATCGCGAGCGTCCCGGTCGTGGACAAGATGCTCGCCTCCACCATCGAGTTCCTGCGACCGATCCCCTCGGTCGCGCTCGTCCCCATCGCCGCGCTGATGTTCGGCACGACGATGCAGGCGACCCTGCTGCTGGTCGTGTTCGCCAGCATCTGGCCGGTCCTGCTGCAGGTCATCTACGGGGTGCGCGATGTCGACAGGGTCGCCCTGGACACGGCCAAGAGCTACCGGCTCGGCCGCTCCCGCACCATCCGGCAGGTGATCTGGCCGAGCATGATGCCCTACCTCATCGTCGGCATCCGCCTCTCGGCCGCCGTCGCGCTGATCCTCGAGATCACTGGCGAGCTCGTGATCGGCTCGCCCGGCATCGGCAAGCTCGTCGCCACCGCGCAGTCGTCCGCGGCGTACGCCAACATGTACGCCCTGGTGCTCGTCGCCGCCCTGCTGGGCGTCGTGATCAACGTCGGCACCCGTCTGGTGGAGGGCCGTGCCCTGTTCTGGCACGCCTCGGTCCGATCGGAAGTGGTGTGA
- a CDS encoding MarR family winged helix-turn-helix transcriptional regulator — protein sequence MVEGTRASLEVTARAVQQGLVTERLAHTIERDDYTPALLGLLSNVLVWGGSRVFHHLHGIGTNEWRIVSALGNHPGATSGELCDILGINKSIASKSVNVLLDRELIAQLNGPRGSRHLFLTAEGARIHDDLMPVALKRDEILRESLSPEETVELNRLLVRMLSSADAMQRYEADVLAGRAAAS from the coding sequence ATGGTCGAGGGCACACGAGCCTCGCTCGAAGTCACGGCACGCGCCGTGCAGCAAGGGCTGGTCACCGAGCGACTGGCGCACACGATCGAGCGCGACGATTACACCCCCGCGCTGCTCGGGCTGCTCTCGAACGTGCTCGTCTGGGGCGGATCGCGCGTCTTCCACCACCTGCACGGCATCGGCACCAACGAGTGGCGCATCGTGAGCGCGCTCGGCAACCACCCGGGGGCGACCTCGGGCGAACTGTGCGACATCCTCGGCATCAACAAGTCGATCGCGTCCAAGAGCGTCAACGTGCTGCTCGATCGCGAGCTCATCGCGCAGCTGAACGGCCCGCGCGGCTCACGGCATCTCTTCCTGACCGCCGAGGGCGCGCGCATCCACGACGACCTCATGCCTGTCGCACTCAAGCGGGACGAGATCCTGCGCGAAAGCCTCTCCCCCGAGGAGACCGTGGAGCTCAACCGCCTGCTGGTGCGGATGCTGAGCTCGGCCGACGCGATGCAGCGTTACGAGGCGGACGTGCTGGCCGGACGCGCCGCCGCCTCCTGA
- a CDS encoding HtaA domain-containing protein — MTGMLRWGIKRSLLDYVRRFDGGIVHAGAHAGADGRTVFPADPSAPEEWDGCGVLAAFSGAVQLRAHGGLLALDIAEPWIVLRGDTSLLTIADPDDARGRSGFVVLVDAAPSVEWRGVSATVLTADGADQFLGTYRAGTGFDPVEIG; from the coding sequence ATGACCGGCATGCTGCGGTGGGGGATCAAGCGGAGCCTGCTCGACTACGTTCGCCGATTCGACGGCGGCATCGTCCACGCCGGTGCGCACGCCGGTGCTGATGGCCGGACGGTGTTCCCTGCGGACCCATCGGCACCTGAGGAATGGGACGGATGCGGCGTCCTGGCAGCGTTCTCCGGCGCCGTGCAACTGCGCGCCCACGGCGGGCTGCTCGCCCTGGACATCGCCGAACCCTGGATCGTCCTGCGCGGTGACACCTCGCTGCTGACGATCGCGGACCCGGATGATGCTCGCGGCCGGAGCGGATTCGTCGTCCTCGTCGATGCCGCACCGTCCGTCGAGTGGCGGGGCGTGAGCGCGACGGTGCTCACCGCCGACGGTGCCGATCAGTTCCTCGGCACCTACCGCGCGGGCACCGGGTTCGACCCGGTCGAGATCGGCTGA
- a CDS encoding HtaA domain-containing protein, with protein sequence MTGFTPNRDAVLRWGIRDTLLAYMTRSSDFEVEATGGASFTAEGGARMTGRTDAAGILHLDGSVVLRAHGGALTVPLIAVTVTADALSVDDPGSEPDDEVERVTLVALDETAQDADGTRVFATKLSSGADALFMYNYLPGSPFDPLRIAFAPE encoded by the coding sequence GTGACTGGATTTACTCCGAACCGGGATGCCGTGCTCCGCTGGGGCATCCGCGACACTCTGCTCGCCTACATGACGCGCAGCTCCGACTTCGAGGTCGAGGCGACGGGCGGCGCGAGCTTCACCGCCGAGGGCGGCGCCCGGATGACGGGACGGACGGATGCCGCCGGCATCCTGCATCTCGACGGATCCGTCGTCCTGCGCGCCCACGGCGGCGCGCTGACCGTGCCGCTGATCGCCGTGACGGTGACCGCCGACGCCCTGAGCGTCGACGATCCGGGCAGCGAACCCGATGACGAGGTCGAGCGGGTGACGCTCGTCGCGCTCGACGAGACGGCTCAGGATGCCGACGGCACCCGCGTCTTCGCCACGAAGCTCTCGAGCGGAGCCGACGCGCTCTTCATGTACAACTACCTGCCCGGCTCGCCGTTCGACCCGCTTCGGATCGCGTTCGCCCCGGAGTGA
- a CDS encoding ABC transporter permease, with amino-acid sequence MKALRWIFVTFAVPVVLIALWTLFAEIANSLYWPSPVKIVGVFPQTWLDGQLSTDVLPSLTRLAIGYICAVVIALILGIVVGSFRRLRLYLEPVFELFRAIPPPLLVPIVMLFTGRGAGMQITVIAFGCLWPILINTVEGVRGIDMTQLDTAKSYRISGWRRLTTVVLPAASPKIFVGARQALSIGIIMMVISEMFVSTDGIGFNIIQFQRLFQFKEMWSGIILLGIVGVVANVIFKFIERRVLRWYVGMQTQER; translated from the coding sequence ATGAAGGCACTCCGCTGGATCTTCGTCACCTTCGCCGTGCCGGTCGTGCTGATCGCGCTGTGGACCCTGTTCGCCGAGATCGCGAACAGCCTCTACTGGCCGTCGCCGGTCAAGATCGTCGGGGTCTTCCCCCAGACATGGCTGGACGGCCAGCTCAGCACAGACGTGCTCCCGAGCCTCACGCGCCTCGCGATCGGCTACATCTGCGCGGTCGTCATCGCGCTGATCCTCGGGATCGTGGTCGGATCGTTCCGCCGCCTGCGGCTGTACCTCGAGCCGGTGTTCGAGCTGTTCCGCGCCATCCCGCCGCCGCTGCTGGTGCCGATCGTGATGCTGTTCACCGGTCGCGGTGCGGGCATGCAGATCACGGTCATCGCGTTCGGCTGCCTCTGGCCGATCCTGATCAACACGGTCGAGGGCGTGCGCGGCATCGACATGACCCAACTCGACACGGCGAAGTCGTACCGGATCTCCGGATGGCGGCGCCTGACCACGGTCGTGCTGCCCGCGGCATCCCCCAAGATCTTCGTCGGAGCCCGCCAGGCGCTGTCCATCGGCATCATCATGATGGTCATCTCCGAGATGTTCGTCTCCACCGACGGCATCGGCTTCAACATCATCCAGTTCCAGCGACTCTTCCAGTTCAAGGAGATGTGGAGCGGAATCATCCTGCTCGGCATCGTCGGCGTCGTCGCGAACGTCATCTTCAAGTTCATCGAGCGTCGTGTGCTGCGTTGGTACGTCGGCATGCAGACCCAGGAGAGGTGA
- a CDS encoding dihydroxyacetone kinase family protein, with protein sequence MKKIINAPAAVIEDYITGLVAATPHLARVQGLPIVVRSAASKKQDDRVALVSGGGSGHEPAHAGYVGRGMLDAAVLGPVFTSPSVDAVYAAIVASATTAGVLLIVKNYTGDRLNFGLAAEMARADGIPVEMIVVADDAALGDSSRAGRRGLTATVLVHKIAGAAAERGWSIPQIVAVVERFLAGTATMGVALGPCYLPGATTPNFTLGDTEIEWGLGIHGEAGSELGTLVPSADIAERLVETIVADRAFTLGTEVVALVNSLGGTPDLDLRILHGDVLAALSARGLRVRMTWAGPFLTSLEMPGASLTVGAVDAELLELLADDAFVAAFPRTTASLDADRELAVPAPDLFVADTDGGASSPAVAAIHRVALQVLDALIAAEGDLTDLDRQVGDGDLGTNLARGAAAVVAASARLRTQPDAARYLTAVSDIVRREVGGTSGPLYSLLLLAMAESLSGIDGAPSPAEWSAALVAGSARVRLVGGAAPGDSTMVDALHPAAESLAAATAFGPERSADAALAARAGAESTAVLTPSLGRSSYVGERAVGIPDPGAIAVALQFEAIARVLAGADGASQ encoded by the coding sequence ATGAAGAAGATCATCAACGCCCCCGCGGCGGTCATCGAGGACTACATCACGGGCCTCGTCGCCGCCACCCCGCACCTGGCGCGGGTGCAGGGACTCCCCATCGTCGTGCGCTCCGCCGCGTCGAAGAAGCAGGACGACCGTGTCGCCCTGGTCTCCGGCGGCGGGTCGGGCCACGAACCGGCGCACGCCGGGTACGTGGGGAGAGGGATGCTGGATGCCGCGGTGCTCGGCCCCGTGTTCACGTCGCCGTCCGTCGACGCCGTGTACGCCGCGATCGTCGCTTCGGCCACGACCGCGGGGGTGCTGCTCATCGTCAAGAACTACACGGGGGACAGGCTGAACTTCGGCCTGGCCGCCGAGATGGCGCGAGCGGACGGCATTCCGGTGGAGATGATCGTCGTCGCCGACGACGCGGCCCTGGGGGACTCCTCCAGGGCCGGTCGCCGGGGGTTGACCGCGACTGTGCTCGTGCACAAGATCGCCGGTGCCGCCGCCGAGCGCGGCTGGAGCATCCCTCAGATCGTCGCCGTCGTCGAGCGCTTCCTCGCCGGCACCGCCACGATGGGCGTCGCCCTCGGCCCCTGCTACCTCCCCGGCGCCACCACCCCGAACTTCACCCTCGGTGACACCGAGATCGAGTGGGGCTTGGGCATCCACGGCGAGGCCGGCAGCGAACTGGGCACCCTCGTCCCCTCCGCCGACATCGCCGAGCGCCTCGTCGAGACGATCGTCGCCGACCGTGCATTCACTCTCGGAACCGAGGTCGTCGCCCTCGTCAACTCGCTCGGCGGCACGCCCGACCTCGACCTGCGCATCCTGCACGGCGATGTGCTCGCGGCTCTGTCGGCCCGCGGCCTGCGGGTGCGGATGACATGGGCCGGCCCCTTCCTCACTTCGCTCGAGATGCCCGGCGCCTCGCTCACTGTCGGCGCGGTCGACGCCGAGCTTCTCGAGCTGCTGGCCGACGACGCCTTCGTCGCCGCCTTCCCGCGCACCACGGCGTCGCTGGACGCCGATCGCGAGCTCGCGGTTCCGGCACCCGATCTCTTCGTCGCCGACACCGACGGCGGTGCGTCATCGCCTGCGGTCGCGGCGATCCATCGCGTCGCCCTGCAGGTGCTCGACGCCCTGATCGCGGCCGAGGGCGACCTGACCGACCTCGATCGGCAGGTCGGCGACGGCGACCTGGGCACGAACCTGGCGCGCGGCGCTGCTGCCGTGGTGGCGGCATCCGCTCGCCTGCGCACCCAGCCCGATGCCGCCCGCTACCTCACCGCGGTGTCGGACATCGTGCGCCGCGAGGTCGGCGGCACCTCCGGCCCGCTCTACAGCCTGCTGCTGCTGGCGATGGCCGAGAGTCTCTCCGGAATCGACGGCGCCCCGAGCCCGGCGGAATGGTCGGCCGCGCTGGTCGCCGGCTCCGCTCGCGTACGCCTGGTCGGCGGGGCCGCCCCGGGTGACAGCACGATGGTCGACGCCCTGCACCCGGCCGCGGAGTCGCTCGCCGCCGCCACGGCGTTCGGCCCCGAGCGCTCCGCCGACGCCGCTCTCGCGGCACGGGCCGGCGCCGAGTCCACCGCCGTCCTCACACCCAGCCTCGGCCGCAGCAGCTACGTCGGTGAGCGAGCTGTCGGAATCCCCGACCCCGGCGCGATCGCGGTCGCACTGCAGTTCGAAGCGATCGCCCGTGTGCTCGCCGGCGCGGACGGAGCCTCACAGTGA
- a CDS encoding ABC transporter substrate-binding protein, protein MKRSAKMLLGLGAVVALALTACSSGTPESAESTPAADGELQTVNIVGVPVVDMAALYVGEDQGFFAEEGLELNIEFGQGTAAMIPALINGQYDIQYGGSVNMLQAVDAELPVVAIAAGGRTTGVQGEDHGGLLVLEDSPIQTAADLEGKTVAVNALRGLHEVALWASIRKAGGDPTKVNFVEMALPDMGAALESGQIDAASTSEPFLGVLQGEGARLVTSLYVDADPDFVTALYFVTAEKAEKDRDMIERFNRALEKSFAYSTENPDAVRAQLGNFTQIDPALIETMILTNFKWGLTDADLLLIANLAADANSLEDPEAAAERAAAFIDSE, encoded by the coding sequence ATGAAGCGATCAGCGAAGATGCTGCTCGGGCTCGGCGCCGTCGTCGCGCTCGCCCTCACCGCGTGCAGCTCGGGAACGCCCGAATCGGCGGAGTCCACACCCGCCGCCGACGGTGAGCTGCAGACCGTCAACATCGTCGGCGTTCCCGTCGTCGACATGGCGGCGCTGTACGTCGGCGAAGACCAGGGATTCTTCGCCGAGGAGGGCCTCGAGCTGAACATCGAGTTCGGCCAGGGCACCGCGGCGATGATCCCCGCGCTCATCAACGGCCAGTACGACATCCAGTACGGCGGCTCGGTCAACATGCTCCAGGCCGTCGACGCCGAGCTTCCGGTCGTGGCGATCGCCGCGGGCGGGCGCACCACGGGCGTGCAGGGCGAAGACCACGGTGGTCTGCTCGTGCTCGAAGACAGCCCGATCCAGACCGCGGCCGACCTCGAGGGCAAGACCGTCGCGGTCAACGCCCTCCGTGGCCTGCACGAGGTCGCGCTGTGGGCTTCGATCCGCAAGGCCGGCGGCGACCCGACCAAGGTCAACTTCGTCGAGATGGCGCTGCCCGACATGGGTGCGGCCCTCGAGAGTGGTCAGATCGACGCCGCCTCCACGTCGGAGCCGTTCCTCGGCGTGCTGCAGGGCGAGGGCGCTCGACTGGTCACCAGCCTGTACGTCGACGCCGACCCCGACTTCGTCACCGCGCTGTACTTCGTCACGGCGGAGAAGGCCGAGAAAGACCGCGACATGATCGAGCGCTTCAACCGCGCGCTGGAGAAGTCGTTCGCGTACAGCACGGAGAACCCCGACGCCGTGCGTGCGCAGCTGGGCAACTTCACGCAGATCGACCCGGCGCTGATCGAGACGATGATCCTCACGAACTTCAAGTGGGGCCTCACCGACGCCGACCTGCTGCTGATCGCGAACCTCGCCGCGGACGCCAACTCGCTCGAGGACCCCGAGGCTGCCGCCGAGCGCGCCGCCGCCTTCATCGACAGCGAGTAG
- a CDS encoding aldehyde dehydrogenase family protein, which translates to MTTLTQAQPLLRTADFAGRIFIDGEWVVGGGGEIPSIEPATGATLAMVGMADPADVARAAEGAARAQKEWAALPHPARAAVLRKAGALWEEYAEEIGGWNIREVGAIPPLAGFALHVSAAECYEASALPSAPLGSILSSEEPRLSLAQQMPVGVVGVISPFNVPLILGIRAVAPALALGNAVLLKPDPRTVITGGVAMVRIFEEAGLPAGLLQLVPGGAEVGEAMVADPRVRVIAFTGSTRAGRAVGELAGRHLKRAHLELGGNSAYIIRADADVDKAVNLATWGSFLHQGQICMTVGRHIVHESLFDEYVQKLAAKADSMHVGDPAAGQVHLGPLIDEVQRDRVHSLVQDAVAQGAQLRAGGTYDQLFYRPTVLANTPKDAAAYCEEVFGPVASVVSYATDDEAIALAADTEYGLALGIVTADVFGGLEMARRIPTGIVHINDQTVNDEANSPFGGVGSSGTGSRHGGAQANIDAFTETRWITMRREPGAYPL; encoded by the coding sequence ATGACCACTCTCACGCAGGCACAGCCCCTTCTGCGCACCGCCGATTTCGCGGGCCGGATCTTCATCGACGGCGAATGGGTCGTCGGAGGTGGGGGAGAGATCCCCTCGATCGAGCCCGCCACGGGCGCGACCCTCGCGATGGTCGGCATGGCCGATCCCGCCGACGTCGCCCGCGCCGCCGAGGGCGCCGCTCGCGCGCAGAAGGAATGGGCGGCGCTGCCGCACCCGGCCCGCGCCGCGGTCCTGCGCAAGGCGGGTGCACTGTGGGAGGAGTACGCCGAGGAGATCGGCGGCTGGAACATCCGCGAGGTCGGTGCGATCCCGCCGCTGGCCGGCTTCGCGCTGCACGTCAGTGCCGCCGAGTGCTACGAGGCATCCGCTCTGCCGTCCGCCCCGCTCGGGTCGATCCTTTCCAGTGAGGAGCCGCGGCTCTCGCTCGCGCAGCAGATGCCCGTCGGTGTCGTCGGCGTCATCTCGCCCTTCAATGTGCCGCTCATCCTCGGCATCCGGGCCGTCGCGCCGGCGCTGGCCTTGGGCAACGCCGTGCTGCTCAAGCCCGACCCGCGCACCGTCATCACCGGCGGCGTCGCCATGGTGCGCATCTTCGAGGAGGCCGGCCTGCCCGCGGGCCTCCTGCAGCTGGTGCCCGGTGGCGCGGAGGTGGGGGAGGCCATGGTCGCCGACCCGCGCGTGCGCGTCATCGCGTTCACCGGCTCCACCCGAGCCGGTCGCGCCGTGGGCGAGCTCGCGGGTCGGCACCTGAAGCGCGCGCATCTCGAGCTGGGCGGCAACTCGGCGTACATCATCCGCGCCGACGCCGACGTCGACAAGGCCGTCAACCTCGCGACGTGGGGATCGTTCCTGCACCAGGGGCAGATCTGCATGACGGTGGGGCGGCACATCGTGCACGAGTCGCTGTTCGACGAGTACGTGCAGAAGCTCGCCGCCAAGGCCGACTCGATGCACGTCGGCGACCCGGCCGCCGGTCAGGTGCACCTCGGACCGCTCATCGACGAGGTGCAGCGGGACCGCGTCCACAGTCTCGTTCAGGATGCCGTCGCCCAGGGCGCTCAGTTGCGGGCCGGAGGGACGTACGACCAGCTCTTCTACCGGCCGACGGTGCTGGCGAACACGCCGAAGGATGCCGCGGCCTACTGCGAGGAGGTCTTCGGGCCTGTTGCCTCGGTCGTCTCGTACGCCACCGACGACGAGGCGATCGCCCTCGCCGCCGACACCGAGTACGGGCTGGCGCTCGGCATCGTGACCGCCGACGTGTTCGGAGGGCTCGAGATGGCGCGACGCATCCCGACCGGGATCGTGCACATCAACGACCAGACGGTCAATGACGAGGCGAACTCGCCGTTCGGCGGCGTGGGGTCGTCCGGCACGGGCTCGCGTCACGGCGGGGCGCAGGCGAACATCGACGCGTTCACCGAGACGCGGTGGATCACGATGCGCCGGGAGCCCGGGGCCTACCCGCTCTGA
- a CDS encoding PDR/VanB family oxidoreductase → MLTLQVASRVDEARGIAGLVLTDPQGLPLPEWAPGAHIDVHIDRPGESPLVRQYSLCGDPGDRSAYRIAVLLEEHGEGGSAHLHAHVRPGQLVRVSAPRDLFGYGVAERMTFVAGGIGITPILPMVAAAEAAGADWQLHYAGREPSTMAFGADLQRYGSRVHMYVSSEGERMALPGIVADAAASAVYACGPSRLLDALESAVEGTDVTLHVERFTNDNIVATEADHAFDVELSLLGKTITILPGESILDRVAEAGVAAPSSCRGGTCGTCETFVLEGEPDHRDAVLNAKEREESEVMMICVSRCKGKRLVLEL, encoded by the coding sequence ATGCTGACGCTGCAGGTCGCGTCGAGGGTCGATGAGGCGCGGGGCATCGCCGGGCTCGTCCTGACCGATCCGCAGGGACTCCCGCTCCCGGAGTGGGCGCCCGGCGCGCACATCGACGTGCACATCGACCGTCCGGGGGAGTCGCCGCTGGTGCGGCAGTACTCGCTGTGCGGCGATCCGGGCGATCGCTCGGCCTACCGGATCGCGGTGCTGCTCGAGGAGCACGGCGAGGGCGGTAGCGCGCACCTGCATGCGCACGTCCGTCCGGGGCAGCTGGTGCGTGTGTCGGCGCCGCGCGACCTGTTCGGATACGGGGTGGCGGAACGGATGACCTTCGTCGCCGGGGGCATCGGCATCACGCCGATCCTGCCGATGGTCGCCGCGGCCGAGGCCGCCGGAGCGGACTGGCAGCTGCACTACGCCGGACGCGAGCCCTCGACCATGGCCTTCGGCGCCGACCTGCAGCGCTACGGCAGCCGCGTGCACATGTACGTCAGTTCGGAAGGCGAGCGGATGGCGCTGCCGGGGATCGTCGCGGATGCCGCGGCATCCGCCGTCTACGCATGCGGGCCGTCGCGGCTGCTGGATGCGCTCGAATCCGCGGTGGAGGGCACCGATGTGACGCTGCACGTCGAGCGCTTCACGAACGACAACATCGTCGCCACCGAGGCCGACCACGCGTTCGACGTGGAGCTGTCGCTGCTCGGCAAGACCATCACGATCCTGCCGGGCGAGTCGATCCTCGACCGTGTCGCCGAGGCCGGCGTCGCGGCGCCGTCCTCGTGTCGCGGCGGCACGTGCGGCACGTGCGAGACGTTCGTCCTGGAGGGTGAGCCGGATCACCGCGACGCCGTGCTCAACGCCAAGGAGCGCGAGGAGTCCGAGGTCATGATGATCTGCGTCTCGCGCTGCAAGGGCAAGAGGCTGGTGCTCGAGCTCTGA
- a CDS encoding cytochrome P450 — MSDPMLTGDVAVLDIDPFSREGLSAPLSVDEAIRETAPVVWSEQYGVWFTGRYEVVEQVFRDYETFESSAGTGITNTKKSENWRKPSVILENDPPGHTKYRRIMSSVLSQRVVRRLTEDFQQQADALVDSVVPKLEFNAATELAEAFPLQVLPDAVGFNPEGREHLLPYSNLNFQSMGPRNEFYDAAVAAAGEASTFVNWQMRREALAPGGLGHTIYGYVDEGEITEEDAGMLVRTFLSAGVDTTIFAIQFALKALAEHPEAWAALRDDPGLARKVFEEALRWSPSSPYIGRTTSRATELAGTRIGAGEKVITALAAANRDPRRWENPDAFDLTRDPSGHMAFGTGIHGCVGQMMARMEATCLLSALARRVDTIELVGEPVPFFSNWLRGFEDLPVRVTLR; from the coding sequence ATGAGTGACCCGATGCTCACCGGCGATGTCGCCGTTCTGGACATCGACCCCTTCTCCCGCGAGGGGTTGAGTGCGCCGCTGTCCGTGGACGAGGCGATCCGCGAGACCGCCCCGGTCGTCTGGAGCGAGCAGTACGGCGTGTGGTTCACCGGCCGCTACGAGGTCGTCGAACAGGTCTTCCGCGACTACGAGACGTTCGAGTCCTCCGCCGGCACCGGCATCACCAACACGAAGAAGTCCGAGAACTGGCGCAAGCCCAGCGTCATCCTCGAGAACGACCCCCCGGGCCACACCAAGTACCGCCGGATCATGTCGTCGGTGCTGAGCCAGCGTGTCGTGCGCCGCCTCACCGAGGACTTCCAGCAGCAGGCCGACGCCCTCGTGGACAGCGTGGTCCCGAAGCTGGAGTTCAACGCGGCGACCGAGCTCGCCGAGGCGTTCCCGCTTCAGGTGCTTCCGGATGCCGTCGGCTTCAACCCCGAGGGGCGCGAGCACCTGCTGCCGTACTCGAACCTCAACTTCCAGTCGATGGGTCCGCGCAACGAGTTCTACGACGCGGCCGTCGCCGCGGCCGGGGAGGCCTCGACCTTCGTGAACTGGCAGATGCGCCGCGAGGCACTCGCCCCGGGCGGCCTCGGCCACACGATCTACGGCTATGTGGACGAGGGTGAGATCACCGAGGAGGACGCCGGGATGCTGGTGCGCACCTTCCTCTCCGCCGGTGTGGACACGACGATCTTCGCCATCCAGTTCGCCCTCAAGGCGCTCGCCGAGCATCCCGAGGCATGGGCAGCGCTGCGCGATGACCCGGGCCTGGCCCGCAAGGTCTTCGAAGAGGCACTGCGCTGGAGCCCCTCGAGCCCTTACATCGGTCGCACGACCTCGCGCGCCACCGAGCTCGCCGGCACGCGCATCGGCGCGGGCGAGAAGGTCATCACGGCGCTCGCCGCCGCGAACCGCGACCCGCGTCGCTGGGAGAACCCCGACGCCTTCGACCTCACCCGCGACCCGAGCGGGCACATGGCATTCGGCACGGGCATCCACGGATGCGTCGGCCAGATGATGGCGCGGATGGAGGCCACGTGCCTTCTGTCAGCGCTCGCACGTCGAGTCGACACGATCGAACTCGTCGGCGAACCCGTCCCGTTCTTCTCGAACTGGCTTCGGGGCTTCGAAGACCTGCCTGTGCGGGTCACCCTTCGCTAG
- a CDS encoding ABC transporter ATP-binding protein, giving the protein MAQNENDVILHVDKLRKVYGSGDTAVEAIGNLDFTIGKNELVCIVGPSGAGKTTFLRCVSGLLAPTSGQVLLEGEPVTGPPEGMAVVLQEYGRSLYPWLTVHDNVELPLKAKGLAKAERARLVSQALEAVGLAGAGKKHPWQLSGGMQQRVAIARAIAYEPHILVMDEPFAAVDAQTRAELEDLVRHLWKQLGVTVLFVTHDIDESVYLAQRVLVLSHAPTFILKEVPIDLPDERDQLSTRALPEFAALRTEVYELIQQAKHITYRTAQVPS; this is encoded by the coding sequence GTGGCCCAGAACGAAAACGACGTCATCCTGCACGTCGACAAACTGCGCAAGGTCTACGGATCGGGCGACACCGCCGTCGAAGCCATCGGCAACCTCGACTTCACGATCGGCAAGAACGAACTGGTCTGCATCGTCGGCCCGTCCGGTGCCGGCAAGACGACGTTCCTGCGCTGCGTGTCGGGGCTGCTCGCCCCCACGTCCGGGCAGGTGCTGCTGGAGGGCGAGCCGGTCACCGGACCCCCTGAGGGTATGGCGGTCGTGCTCCAGGAGTACGGGCGGAGCCTCTACCCGTGGCTCACGGTGCACGACAACGTCGAGCTGCCGCTGAAGGCCAAGGGTCTGGCGAAGGCGGAGCGCGCCCGGCTGGTGTCGCAGGCGCTGGAGGCCGTGGGGCTCGCCGGCGCCGGCAAGAAGCACCCCTGGCAGCTGTCCGGCGGCATGCAACAGCGCGTCGCGATCGCCCGGGCGATCGCGTACGAGCCGCACATCCTCGTGATGGACGAGCCGTTCGCGGCCGTCGACGCGCAGACGCGCGCCGAGCTCGAGGACCTCGTCCGTCACCTGTGGAAGCAGCTCGGCGTCACCGTGCTCTTCGTCACGCACGACATCGATGAGTCGGTCTACCTCGCGCAGCGCGTGCTGGTGCTCTCGCACGCCCCGACCTTCATCCTCAAGGAGGTGCCGATCGACCTTCCCGACGAGCGCGACCAGCTCTCCACCCGGGCGCTCCCCGAGTTCGCCGCGCTCCGCACCGAGGTGTACGAGCTCATCCAGCAGGCCAAGCACATCACCTACCGCACCGCGCAGGTCCCGTCATGA